A genomic region of Actinopolymorpha sp. NPDC004070 contains the following coding sequences:
- a CDS encoding phosphotransferase: protein MDTLMRRWWTGDPTDPDVTSADDPAVRRLLETVAPGSPTTDLGGCFSLNLHLHDPGLVLRVQQPFVSRDRALAMREVRRRLVAHGLLAAEPVRWRDRELLTCRGRWAELETFVPHAKPEVTWESYRWMYRAMGELHRLLRDVDATLPRPVIATYAPPSSLRRWLAVTEPAVAHDPGAAEVTASLRRMLSKLRAQWVPASALPNQVVHGDVRLGNVGLTPSGESVYLDFGFAANRPRVHDLAYSLAWIILRPDSSGSGETFDWSTLPALLDEYEEGARTRLTPLERRALGPYVATVPMYHAALAGYDADPVTTVRRRACFLRIASWLLDNPEATRG, encoded by the coding sequence ATGGACACCTTGATGCGGCGATGGTGGACCGGCGACCCGACCGACCCGGACGTCACCAGCGCAGACGATCCGGCCGTACGCCGGCTGCTGGAGACCGTCGCGCCCGGGTCGCCGACGACCGACCTCGGTGGTTGCTTCAGTCTCAACCTGCACCTGCACGATCCCGGCCTGGTGCTGCGGGTGCAGCAGCCGTTCGTGTCCCGTGACCGGGCGCTCGCCATGCGGGAGGTGCGCCGTCGGCTGGTTGCCCACGGGCTGCTCGCCGCCGAGCCGGTGCGGTGGCGGGATCGGGAACTCCTCACCTGCCGGGGCCGCTGGGCCGAGCTGGAAACCTTCGTCCCGCATGCGAAACCCGAGGTGACGTGGGAGTCCTACCGCTGGATGTACCGGGCGATGGGCGAACTGCACCGTCTCCTGCGAGACGTCGACGCGACGTTGCCCAGGCCGGTGATCGCGACCTACGCCCCGCCGAGCTCGCTGCGCCGGTGGCTCGCCGTCACCGAGCCGGCGGTCGCCCACGACCCCGGTGCGGCCGAGGTCACCGCGTCGCTGCGGCGGATGCTGTCGAAGCTGCGTGCCCAGTGGGTGCCGGCGTCGGCGTTGCCCAACCAGGTGGTCCACGGCGACGTGCGCCTGGGCAACGTCGGGTTGACACCCAGCGGGGAGTCGGTCTACCTGGACTTCGGCTTCGCCGCGAACCGGCCACGCGTGCACGACCTCGCGTACTCCCTGGCGTGGATCATCCTGCGGCCGGACTCCTCCGGGTCCGGCGAGACCTTCGACTGGTCGACGCTGCCTGCGTTGCTGGACGAGTACGAAGAAGGGGCGCGGACCCGGCTTACTCCGCTGGAGCGCCGGGCGCTGGGACCCTACGTCGCGACGGTGCCGATGTACCACGCGGCCCTGGCTGGGTACGACGCCGATCCGGTCACCACGGTGCGCAGGAGAGCCTGCTTCCTGCGGATCGCCTCGTGGCTGCTGGACAACCCCGAAGCCACACGCGGCTGA